One window of the Candidatus Chromulinivoraceae bacterium genome contains the following:
- a CDS encoding phosphoketolase family protein — translation MKLTSAKPLSKSYLQRIDAYWRAANYLSVGQIYLCDNPLLREPLQEEHVKKLLLGHWGTTPGQNFIYAHLNRIISEHDLSMIYISGPGHGGPALVGNVYLEGTYSEVYPSITQDEAGMKKLFQQFSFPGGVSSHVSPQTPGSIHEGGELGYSLSHAFGAVFDNPDLIAACIVGDGEAETGPLATAWHSNKFLNPLTDGVVLPILHLNGYKISNPTILARIGHDELESLMRGYGWTPYFVEGSDPEQMHQRMATVLNTVTKQIQRIKQKAVENPAMARPHWPMIVFTSPKGWTGPKEVDNLAVEGTFRSHQVPLLVGEGAPKEHLTQLEQWLRSYRPEELFDENGTLLPELAELAPRGDRRMGANPHANGGKLLRALNMPDFRNYAIDVPAPTVLQTSSMRALAPFLRDVIIRNEESQNFRIFSPDETLSNRLGAVFEATNRQWDGALKHNDEFLAPTGRVMDSMLSEHQCEGWLEGYLLTGRHGVFHSYEAFIRIVDSMLNQHAKWLKMSSELPWRADIASLNYLLTSHVWRQDHNGFTHQDPGFIDHLVNKKGETVRVYLPPDANTMLSVMDHCLRSQNYVNLMICGKHEEAPQFLTMDEAIAHCTQGIGIWRWASNDQEEEPDVVMACAGDVPTQETLAAVSILRQHLPELRIRVVNVVDLMKLEPETESPHGLSDVDYDSIFTRDKHIVFAYHGYPWLIHRLTYRRTNRNMHVRGYKEEGTITTAFDMTVLNNIDRFHLVIDTIDRLPQTGTKGDYLKQEMERKLVEHRQYIDKHGIDMPEIRNWKWEVK, via the coding sequence ATGAAATTAACGTCAGCAAAACCACTCAGCAAATCGTATTTACAGAGGATTGACGCATATTGGCGCGCAGCGAATTACCTTTCGGTAGGACAAATATACCTTTGCGATAACCCACTTCTGCGTGAACCGCTTCAAGAAGAGCATGTTAAGAAACTCCTTCTTGGTCACTGGGGTACGACACCTGGTCAAAACTTCATTTACGCGCACCTTAATCGGATTATCAGCGAACATGATCTTAGTATGATTTACATCTCAGGTCCAGGCCATGGCGGTCCAGCGCTTGTCGGTAATGTATATCTCGAAGGTACATACAGCGAGGTGTATCCGAGTATTACGCAAGACGAAGCAGGCATGAAAAAGTTATTTCAGCAATTCTCTTTTCCTGGCGGTGTATCCAGCCATGTTTCTCCTCAAACTCCCGGCTCTATTCACGAAGGTGGCGAGCTGGGTTATTCGCTCAGTCATGCGTTTGGTGCGGTATTCGACAACCCAGATCTTATTGCAGCGTGTATTGTGGGTGACGGTGAGGCTGAGACCGGCCCGCTTGCAACCGCATGGCACTCAAATAAGTTTCTTAATCCACTGACTGACGGTGTTGTACTGCCGATTTTGCATTTAAACGGCTATAAGATTTCTAACCCAACTATTTTGGCCCGTATTGGTCACGATGAGCTCGAAAGCCTGATGCGTGGATACGGATGGACACCGTATTTTGTCGAGGGTAGTGATCCTGAACAGATGCACCAACGGATGGCGACAGTACTCAACACAGTCACTAAGCAGATCCAGCGCATTAAACAGAAAGCGGTCGAGAACCCGGCGATGGCACGTCCGCACTGGCCGATGATTGTGTTTACCTCGCCAAAGGGCTGGACGGGCCCTAAAGAGGTAGACAACTTGGCGGTTGAGGGAACCTTTCGCTCTCACCAGGTGCCCCTCCTGGTCGGCGAGGGTGCGCCAAAAGAGCACTTAACTCAGCTCGAGCAATGGCTTCGAAGCTACCGACCGGAAGAACTATTTGATGAAAATGGTACGCTACTACCCGAATTAGCTGAGCTTGCACCGCGAGGCGACCGACGTATGGGCGCTAATCCACATGCCAATGGCGGCAAACTGCTGAGAGCTCTTAATATGCCTGATTTTCGTAACTATGCGATTGATGTGCCTGCGCCGACGGTTTTGCAGACAAGTAGTATGCGCGCGTTGGCTCCTTTTCTTCGAGATGTAATTATTCGCAATGAGGAATCCCAGAATTTTCGTATTTTTAGCCCAGATGAAACTCTCTCGAATCGACTTGGTGCGGTGTTTGAAGCAACAAACCGACAGTGGGATGGGGCATTAAAGCATAATGACGAGTTTCTTGCTCCGACTGGTCGAGTGATGGATTCTATGCTGAGCGAACATCAATGTGAAGGTTGGCTTGAGGGCTATTTGCTGACTGGTCGCCATGGTGTTTTTCATAGCTACGAGGCATTTATTCGCATTGTCGACTCTATGCTTAATCAGCATGCCAAATGGCTTAAGATGTCATCTGAATTGCCGTGGCGTGCAGACATTGCTTCTCTGAACTACCTACTGACCTCGCACGTATGGCGTCAAGATCACAATGGTTTTACACATCAAGATCCAGGTTTTATTGACCATCTCGTAAATAAAAAAGGTGAGACCGTTCGTGTGTATTTGCCGCCAGATGCGAATACGATGCTATCAGTTATGGACCATTGTTTGCGTAGTCAAAACTATGTCAACCTTATGATATGTGGTAAGCATGAAGAGGCGCCGCAGTTCTTGACTATGGACGAAGCAATCGCACACTGTACGCAGGGCATTGGTATTTGGCGATGGGCAAGTAACGATCAGGAAGAAGAACCGGATGTCGTTATGGCGTGTGCGGGTGACGTACCTACGCAAGAGACATTAGCTGCTGTATCTATCTTGCGTCAACATTTACCTGAGCTACGAATAAGGGTAGTAAATGTTGTCGATTTGATGAAACTTGAACCTGAGACGGAGAGTCCTCATGGTTTAAGTGACGTTGACTACGACTCGATTTTTACACGTGATAAGCACATCGTATTTGCCTACCATGGGTATCCATGGCTTATTCACCGACTTACGTATCGTCGGACTAACCGTAATATGCACGTTCGTGGTTATAAAGAGGAAGGTACAATTACAACCGCCTTTGATATGACCGTTCTTAATAATATCGACCGTTTTCATTTGGTGATTGACACAATCGACCGTCTGCCGCAAACCGGTACGAAGGGTGACTATCTAAAACAAGAGATGGAACGAAAACTTGTAGAGCATCGACAGTACATCGACAAGCACGGTATTGATATGCCCGAAATTCGTAACTGGAAGTGGGAAGTTAAGTAG
- a CDS encoding APC family permease → MLGQKKKIGLVTATAFAVGAMIGGGVFVLTGVAMQQTGPSAILSFLFAGIIVLLSALSFAVIAARTSSKESGYAGIGDIMGSPIWGFLTSWCFYLNGIICAAFVLNAFGDYMHQFVTPSVPTISWALIGAAVLTLVNLGPASAIGKIETFLVTGKLLVLVLLVIFGVAHFQTSDFNNFASHGVMQIFATSSFLFIAFLGFNVITSIAGDVDEPQKTVPRAILLSMLIVTIVYMGVVIALVAGHISDYSEASVGVAAQHLIGPVGGGLIVAGALVSTLSAANANILGSSEIMVRLAHRKQVPTRLGHLWHGHPYMSVIAGAGLYCLLIITRQTNMVIGLANTTAIVALLIVNAAAVRVLMKHHRSGLRLPGKGLLPVLGGLGAAVQFVFIPLPTLIVGIGLIGIGSLVYTVRERYFLPKHHRQITQVVQDVDGPLARTLKT, encoded by the coding sequence GTGCTAGGTCAAAAAAAGAAGATTGGTCTTGTTACCGCAACGGCTTTTGCCGTCGGAGCTATGATTGGTGGGGGTGTTTTTGTTCTCACGGGTGTTGCTATGCAACAGACTGGTCCCTCTGCTATCCTCTCTTTCCTGTTCGCGGGTATTATCGTGTTACTTTCGGCGCTGTCGTTTGCAGTCATTGCCGCAAGAACGTCGTCGAAAGAGTCTGGTTATGCGGGGATAGGTGATATCATGGGTTCACCTATCTGGGGATTCTTAACGTCGTGGTGTTTTTATTTGAACGGTATTATTTGTGCAGCATTTGTCCTTAATGCATTTGGTGATTATATGCATCAATTTGTAACGCCTAGTGTACCAACAATAAGTTGGGCTCTTATTGGGGCGGCCGTTCTGACTCTTGTTAATTTAGGACCTGCCAGTGCTATCGGCAAAATAGAAACTTTCCTTGTAACCGGAAAGCTGCTCGTTCTTGTGCTGCTTGTTATATTTGGCGTTGCACATTTCCAAACGAGTGATTTTAATAATTTTGCGTCACATGGTGTTATGCAGATTTTTGCAACAAGCTCCTTTTTGTTTATTGCGTTCCTAGGCTTTAACGTTATTACGAGTATTGCTGGGGATGTTGACGAGCCGCAGAAAACAGTTCCACGTGCAATTTTGTTGAGTATGCTTATCGTGACAATAGTATATATGGGTGTTGTTATTGCCCTTGTTGCAGGGCATATCTCTGACTATTCTGAAGCAAGTGTGGGTGTGGCGGCGCAACACCTTATTGGGCCTGTTGGAGGTGGGCTTATTGTGGCGGGCGCACTCGTATCAACGTTATCTGCAGCGAATGCAAACATCTTAGGTTCATCAGAAATTATGGTTCGTCTCGCGCATCGTAAGCAAGTACCAACACGTCTGGGTCATTTGTGGCACGGTCATCCGTATATGAGTGTCATCGCCGGTGCGGGTCTGTATTGTTTGTTAATTATAACCCGACAGACTAATATGGTGATTGGTCTTGCTAATACGACAGCTATTGTTGCGTTGCTTATTGTCAACGCCGCCGCAGTACGAGTACTTATGAAACATCATCGTAGTGGGCTTCGTCTGCCAGGTAAAGGGCTATTGCCAGTCTTGGGTGGACTTGGGGCTGCCGTCCAATTTGTATTTATACCACTCCCAACTCTTATAGTCGGTATTGGACTTATTGGGATTGGCTCGCTAGTGTACACGGTTCGCGAACGGTACTTTTTGCCAAAACATCATCGCCAAATTACGCAGGTGGTGCAGGACGTCGATGGGCCACTGGCGCGCACACTTAAAACATAA
- a CDS encoding acetate/propionate family kinase, whose amino-acid sequence MNRAYILTINAGSSSIKFALFSVEADEPTCIFDGAILSIGWPGARFMFEEKATGKKTDNPANAATFEAAVSTIVTWLHQHVAEDELRAIGHRIVHGGPYFYEATIVTDDVINSLTALTPFDPLHLPNEVALIKAMSREFTNVSQVACFDTAFHHDIPRTAQILPIPRKYLARGIRRYGFHGLSCEYIINELRKESSEVAHGRIIIAHLGNGASLTAVKNGKSVDTTMALTPAAGVPMSTRSGDIDPGIVRYLAESEGQTAHDFDNMVNNESGLLGISETTSDMEEILKREDEDARAKEAADVFCYQIKKSIGALAATMGGLDTIVFSGGMGENAPKIRARVCDGLDFLGIHVDQAKNEAAESNIAATEGQVAIRILHTDESVTIVRQSWKCLQKGEQ is encoded by the coding sequence ATGAATAGGGCGTATATCCTGACGATTAATGCTGGCTCGTCGAGCATTAAGTTTGCATTGTTTTCTGTAGAGGCTGACGAGCCTACTTGTATATTTGATGGAGCTATTCTTTCGATAGGCTGGCCTGGTGCTCGGTTTATGTTTGAAGAAAAAGCGACCGGCAAAAAAACCGACAATCCGGCAAATGCAGCTACATTCGAAGCGGCGGTATCCACCATTGTAACTTGGCTGCACCAACATGTGGCCGAAGACGAACTTCGAGCCATCGGGCATCGGATTGTTCATGGTGGTCCATATTTCTATGAGGCGACAATCGTTACTGATGATGTTATAAATAGCCTTACTGCGCTTACACCATTCGATCCCTTGCACCTTCCTAACGAAGTTGCGCTTATTAAGGCAATGTCTCGTGAGTTTACGAATGTATCACAAGTTGCTTGTTTTGATACAGCATTTCATCATGATATACCGCGGACTGCGCAAATTCTGCCGATTCCACGAAAATATCTAGCAAGAGGGATCCGCCGGTACGGTTTTCATGGACTATCCTGTGAATATATTATCAATGAGCTTCGCAAAGAGTCATCCGAGGTGGCTCATGGGCGCATTATAATTGCACACCTTGGTAACGGCGCGAGCCTTACCGCGGTAAAGAATGGAAAGTCAGTGGATACGACAATGGCGCTAACGCCAGCTGCTGGTGTACCAATGAGCACCCGCTCGGGTGACATTGATCCTGGTATTGTACGATACTTGGCAGAGAGTGAAGGCCAAACGGCCCACGATTTTGATAACATGGTCAATAACGAATCAGGCCTTCTTGGCATAAGTGAGACGACATCGGATATGGAAGAGATTCTGAAGCGTGAAGATGAAGACGCTCGGGCAAAAGAAGCAGCAGATGTGTTCTGCTACCAAATTAAAAAAAGTATTGGAGCACTTGCTGCGACGATGGGCGGTCTCGATACGATTGTGTTTAGCGGCGGTATGGGTGAGAATGCGCCAAAAATTAGGGCTAGAGTTTGTGATGGCTTAGATTTCTTAGGCATACATGTAGACCAAGCAAAAAATGAAGCAGCCGAAAGTAATATTGCAGCAACCGAAGGCCAAGTAGCGATTCGGATACTACACACAGATGAGTCAGTTACGATCGTTCGACAATCATGGAAATGTCTTCAAAAGGGGGAGCAATGA
- a CDS encoding phosphatase PAP2 family protein, whose product MTAQFIIKLFADGAIVPIVIIAGYALLFLIPKGKRFEAYARIIMAGLTAYLLAKLVASIYQPVGERPFEVLGVKPGALYLNNPGFPSDHALFTTFLTLAVWFETRRKGLAITMAILTVTVCVGRVLALVHTPLDIVGGVVIASVGALWYLQKTNKLIKTNSGKKDKKPLQ is encoded by the coding sequence ATGACAGCACAGTTTATCATCAAGCTCTTCGCAGACGGTGCGATTGTCCCTATTGTTATTATTGCAGGTTATGCATTGCTATTTTTAATACCCAAGGGAAAGCGTTTTGAGGCGTATGCACGAATTATCATGGCAGGTCTTACTGCATATCTTTTAGCAAAACTTGTCGCCTCTATCTACCAACCGGTTGGTGAACGACCCTTTGAAGTGCTAGGTGTCAAGCCTGGTGCGTTATATCTGAATAATCCGGGTTTTCCGTCTGACCATGCGTTGTTTACGACATTTCTTACTCTTGCCGTCTGGTTCGAGACGCGACGAAAAGGCCTTGCAATTACAATGGCAATCTTGACAGTAACAGTATGTGTAGGTAGGGTATTGGCACTTGTTCACACGCCGCTGGATATTGTCGGTGGGGTTGTCATCGCCTCAGTAGGTGCCCTTTGGTATCTGCAAAAAACTAATAAGCTTATTAAGACAAACTCTGGCAAAAAAGACAAAAAGCCATTACAATAA
- a CDS encoding HAD-IB family phosphatase, whose product MDLTYIFDFDNTLVSVESLDELARMSLERADDKETRLAEFVEITNQGMNGTLAFDESLRRRLATLNVTRDDVHKLTELLKDTITDSALECEEWFDENADNIYVVSGGFEDYIIPVVEELGIPAGHVYANRFVYDDTGMVIGFDTSSNLSKPQGKVLQVAELELPSPIIMVGDGMTDYEVRSKGEADEFWAFTQHVARPVVVERADRVLASFEEIEEIAELIS is encoded by the coding sequence ATGGATTTAACATATATATTTGATTTTGATAATACACTTGTGAGTGTAGAGTCACTTGATGAGCTTGCCCGCATGAGTCTCGAGCGTGCGGATGATAAAGAAACGCGTCTTGCGGAATTTGTAGAAATTACAAATCAAGGAATGAACGGAACACTCGCATTTGACGAATCGCTTCGTCGTCGACTCGCAACACTCAATGTAACGCGTGATGATGTTCATAAACTCACAGAATTATTAAAGGACACAATCACCGATTCAGCACTTGAATGTGAAGAGTGGTTTGACGAGAACGCCGATAACATCTATGTGGTATCCGGTGGTTTTGAGGATTATATTATCCCAGTTGTTGAAGAACTCGGTATTCCTGCTGGTCATGTATACGCAAACCGGTTCGTCTATGACGATACAGGCATGGTGATTGGCTTCGACACCAGTTCTAATCTGAGTAAGCCACAAGGTAAAGTTCTACAAGTTGCAGAGCTTGAATTGCCAAGTCCTATTATTATGGTTGGTGATGGAATGACCGATTACGAAGTTCGCTCAAAGGGTGAGGCGGATGAATTTTGGGCATTTACACAGCATGTTGCTCGTCCCGTTGTTGTAGAACGTGCTGATCGAGTACTTGCAAGTTTCGAGGAAATCGAAGAAATTGCCGAGCTAATTAGCTAA
- a CDS encoding kelch repeat-containing protein, producing MARSSGLGGSPLSSSLFARRRTKMRTIPLTKQVAWSDFDNTEQVVLNDWVFGNSLITVPRGQYADDQSTPISIGAATSDGISTNVWLESDVYTGLPTSTRAMLAIEDDLTGTAFSNIANTSTQSRYLKEAVLPTSRRGGALIYDVKNQRFILFGGYDGTLRYNEVWELSATSAYHRWKLLKPTGAPPAARNLCASTYVRGTTSGSVDKAYMIVWGGALPADSNEMFSLDVSTPGGEAWTTITQTGAPSARDYITHHMAAKTTASNTNDIYLFGGWAANRASDLSRCTFDVNAPTAVTWTTLKADGASGNPSKRSGAAMIYDPVNDRLIITSGYDGTTYLSDVWQYSISGNTFTQLTPTGTTPAGRELPSVGYDSVNHRLILMAGWQGSTGNDRNDILQLSLMVGSESWTQIKSNDINNQGMFAFSNGSAAVDTVRNIMVITTLNGFDSTDKYVYAFNMNDTSASATIYSLTIEDYMRARDAPAYVFNSSSQELLLINGYSAMDDDTTITRGEHVSEVWAYDRTNNKWRWALQGPFGIPQCEGGLAIYDSANDRVIFFGGLRGTSQVSNDVWQLKADIHGMYKATKLSPSGTLPPQRWLMAGCYDAANHRMIIWSGQNTSTILGDVWALDLTLGSETWTQLAPTGTAPTAVWQSCYAYDSTNSRLYVHGGFTGAGYSSQLFYLNTSTTNCAWVNTNVSGGLAVRGAVMGYDSTNQRLVCFGGYDGTVVNNTVRYASTSTFSSWVTQTTNNAPDGRRSAGCGIVGNYLIVTAGRPVSGAWFSDTQELDLSVIPTSWSWTSKYPSIYQVLAIALTGLSLGSYHWQAWASNGISLSPYQSFGGNGEGAADFIVGSSTAGLLKTYSGSTWVAKAVKVWNGSAWVVKPAKYWDGSAWQLTTSGAGMATTVVLDAIGPSSSGVAVTGTNTLSWSHTCSGSNRYLVAAVAVSSASTTWTTTATCNGTVMTSLGRQQSDNQNDGYVEMFGIIPPVGSCAIVVTSSNTVTNGFTGGSISATGVDQVNPVRTTALAYGIGTTIQSSSVAGASHDLFIDAACCGSSISTSTQTLRILQNHDNVSGAGNIAMSTAAGATSVVMGYSCSSDWWGIIGIALRAVGT from the coding sequence ATGGCTCGATCAAGCGGTCTTGGTGGTTCGCCTCTTAGCTCGAGTCTATTTGCGCGTCGACGAACAAAAATGCGGACCATCCCCCTCACAAAGCAGGTGGCGTGGAGCGATTTTGATAATACTGAGCAAGTTGTTTTAAATGATTGGGTATTTGGGAATAGCCTTATTACAGTTCCTCGTGGACAGTATGCGGACGATCAATCTACGCCAATTTCTATTGGTGCGGCTACGTCAGATGGAATAAGTACTAATGTATGGCTTGAGTCAGATGTCTATACGGGACTGCCTACGAGTACCCGCGCGATGCTTGCTATTGAAGATGATTTGACGGGTACGGCATTTAGTAATATTGCCAATACATCAACACAGTCTCGCTATCTAAAAGAGGCTGTGCTTCCTACGTCGCGACGCGGTGGCGCATTGATCTACGACGTTAAAAATCAGCGGTTCATTCTCTTTGGCGGCTACGACGGGACATTAAGATATAACGAAGTATGGGAATTATCCGCAACCAGTGCGTATCACCGATGGAAGTTGCTCAAACCAACCGGTGCGCCTCCTGCTGCAAGGAATTTATGCGCTTCAACCTATGTCCGCGGAACTACTTCTGGTTCTGTCGATAAGGCATATATGATTGTATGGGGTGGCGCGCTGCCGGCAGATAGTAATGAGATGTTTTCGCTGGATGTTTCTACACCAGGAGGTGAGGCATGGACAACTATTACGCAGACGGGTGCACCATCCGCGCGAGATTATATAACGCATCATATGGCTGCGAAGACAACAGCATCAAACACAAATGACATATATTTGTTTGGTGGCTGGGCTGCGAACCGTGCGAGTGATCTTTCACGATGTACGTTTGATGTGAATGCACCCACGGCGGTCACATGGACGACACTTAAGGCAGATGGTGCTTCAGGAAACCCATCCAAACGTTCTGGTGCAGCAATGATATACGACCCAGTTAATGATCGACTTATTATTACCAGTGGTTATGACGGCACTACATATCTTAGCGATGTCTGGCAATATTCTATAAGTGGCAATACATTTACTCAGCTGACTCCAACGGGAACAACGCCTGCTGGACGCGAACTTCCGAGCGTCGGTTACGATAGTGTAAATCACCGACTTATATTAATGGCTGGCTGGCAGGGGAGCACCGGTAATGATCGTAACGACATTTTGCAACTTTCGTTGATGGTCGGTAGTGAAAGTTGGACGCAAATAAAGAGTAACGACATAAACAACCAGGGAATGTTTGCGTTCTCAAATGGTTCTGCGGCTGTTGATACCGTACGTAACATTATGGTTATTACGACATTGAACGGGTTTGATAGCACGGATAAATACGTCTACGCGTTTAATATGAATGACACATCTGCATCGGCTACTATTTATAGCCTGACGATCGAAGATTACATGAGGGCACGTGACGCGCCCGCGTATGTCTTTAACAGCAGTAGCCAAGAGCTATTGTTGATCAACGGCTATAGTGCGATGGATGATGATACGACGATTACGCGTGGCGAGCATGTTTCGGAAGTATGGGCGTATGATCGTACAAATAATAAATGGCGCTGGGCGCTGCAAGGACCTTTTGGTATACCGCAGTGTGAGGGTGGGTTAGCCATTTATGATTCAGCGAATGATAGAGTTATATTTTTTGGAGGTCTTCGGGGTACTTCACAGGTAAGTAATGATGTCTGGCAGCTAAAAGCTGATATCCACGGCATGTATAAGGCTACGAAGTTATCGCCTTCAGGTACATTGCCTCCGCAGCGCTGGCTGATGGCTGGATGCTATGATGCTGCAAACCATCGCATGATCATATGGAGTGGGCAAAATACATCAACTATTCTTGGAGATGTCTGGGCGCTTGATTTAACTTTAGGCAGTGAAACCTGGACCCAGCTTGCACCTACAGGAACGGCCCCTACTGCAGTTTGGCAATCATGCTATGCTTATGACTCTACAAATAGCCGGCTTTATGTACATGGAGGGTTTACTGGTGCTGGATATTCATCGCAGCTATTCTATCTCAATACAAGTACAACAAATTGTGCTTGGGTTAATACTAATGTGTCTGGCGGTTTAGCGGTCCGTGGTGCGGTGATGGGCTATGACAGCACCAATCAAAGACTAGTTTGCTTTGGTGGCTATGATGGTACTGTCGTGAACAATACCGTGCGATATGCAAGTACCAGCACGTTCTCATCGTGGGTGACGCAGACTACAAATAACGCCCCTGACGGCAGGCGAAGCGCTGGCTGCGGTATTGTTGGTAACTATCTTATTGTTACTGCCGGCCGTCCTGTATCTGGAGCGTGGTTTAGCGATACGCAGGAGCTTGACTTAAGTGTTATCCCTACGTCATGGAGTTGGACTTCGAAATATCCAAGTATCTACCAGGTTCTTGCGATTGCGCTAACTGGTTTGAGCCTGGGCAGCTATCACTGGCAGGCCTGGGCATCAAATGGAATCTCGCTTAGTCCGTACCAATCCTTTGGTGGAAACGGCGAGGGCGCAGCGGATTTTATTGTTGGTAGCAGTACAGCTGGTCTCCTGAAGACGTATAGTGGCTCAACCTGGGTTGCTAAGGCTGTTAAGGTCTGGAACGGCTCAGCTTGGGTAGTAAAGCCCGCCAAATATTGGGATGGATCAGCCTGGCAACTTACCACCTCGGGTGCAGGTATGGCGACGACTGTCGTGTTGGATGCCATTGGTCCGAGCTCCTCAGGGGTTGCCGTAACCGGTACGAATACACTCTCGTGGTCACATACTTGCAGCGGATCCAATAGATATCTTGTCGCAGCTGTAGCTGTCTCGAGCGCATCAACTACGTGGACTACTACAGCTACTTGTAATGGTACGGTGATGACTTCATTAGGACGGCAACAATCTGATAATCAGAACGATGGCTATGTTGAAATGTTTGGTATTATTCCACCCGTTGGTTCGTGTGCGATTGTAGTGACTTCTAGTAACACCGTCACGAACGGCTTTACCGGTGGGTCTATAAGTGCGACCGGGGTAGATCAGGTTAACCCTGTTCGTACTACTGCACTGGCGTATGGAATCGGAACGACTATACAATCAAGCTCTGTAGCTGGCGCAAGCCATGACTTGTTTATCGATGCGGCATGTTGTGGATCGTCGATCAGCACCTCAACTCAGACACTTCGAATACTGCAAAATCACGACAATGTCTCTGGCGCTGGTAATATAGCAATGTCAACGGCAGCGGGTGCAACATCTGTAGTTATGGGCTATAGCTGTTCGAGCGACTGGTGGGGAATCATTGGTATCGCGCTTCGTGCTGTTGGAACTTAG
- a CDS encoding DNA recombination protein RmuC, with translation MSEIFLWVILAIVVVGFVAVIFFLNQRLRELKNSSAVEMVKSDVTELTRSIAALQQTMGDKLERNGNTVQQSVQKQLSESAKLIADVTQRLTKLDETNRRVIDVADELKTLQNVLQNPKQRGVFGEYYLQSVLENVLPPGQFQMQYRFSDGEIVDAAIFLDKGKVLSIDSKFSLENYNRFIETRDKPERDKLLQKIKMDLKGRIDETSKYIRPSENTMDFAFMFIPSESLYYDLLINNVGAAGSSRDLIEYAFRDRHVIIVSPTSFMAYLQTVLQGLRSLQIEEQAKDIQIRVGKLGQHIGKFEQYMQKLGSALSTTVNHYNAAHKELGKVDKDIVKIAGNDSSVEPQLLDRPRDDE, from the coding sequence ATGAGTGAAATATTTTTATGGGTTATTCTTGCTATTGTTGTAGTCGGATTTGTGGCAGTTATATTTTTTTTGAACCAACGTTTGCGAGAACTTAAGAACAGTAGTGCTGTAGAGATGGTTAAATCAGACGTTACTGAGTTGACGCGTAGTATTGCAGCTTTGCAACAAACGATGGGGGATAAGTTAGAGCGTAATGGCAATACAGTACAGCAGTCAGTACAAAAGCAGCTTAGTGAAAGCGCTAAGCTTATTGCGGATGTTACGCAACGACTTACAAAATTAGACGAAACAAACCGTCGCGTGATAGACGTTGCTGATGAACTCAAAACCTTACAGAATGTTCTGCAAAATCCAAAACAGCGTGGTGTGTTCGGTGAGTACTACCTGCAATCTGTACTAGAAAACGTATTGCCGCCAGGACAGTTTCAGATGCAGTATCGTTTTAGTGATGGTGAGATTGTGGACGCTGCAATATTTTTGGATAAGGGTAAAGTTCTCTCTATAGACAGTAAGTTTAGCCTTGAAAACTACAACCGTTTTATTGAAACACGAGATAAGCCCGAGCGTGATAAATTGCTACAAAAAATAAAAATGGACTTAAAGGGCCGTATTGATGAAACGAGCAAGTATATTCGCCCGAGTGAAAATACGATGGATTTTGCTTTCATGTTTATTCCAAGTGAATCGTTATACTATGACCTGCTAATAAATAATGTTGGTGCTGCCGGTAGTTCGCGGGATCTTATTGAGTATGCTTTTCGTGACCGACACGTTATTATCGTGAGCCCGACAAGCTTTATGGCATATCTTCAAACGGTACTGCAAGGTCTACGAAGCCTCCAGATTGAAGAGCAGGCCAAGGATATTCAAATTCGAGTTGGTAAGCTTGGCCAGCATATTGGTAAGTTCGAGCAGTATATGCAAAAGCTCGGCAGCGCACTTAGCACGACCGTTAATCACTATAATGCCGCTCATAAAGAACTAGGCAAAGTTGATAAAGATATAGTTAAGATTGCGGGTAATGACTCGTCGGTTGAACCACAACTGCTCGACCGTCCACGCGACGATGAATAG